In Parabacteroides timonensis, the genomic stretch GAAGGAGACCGATGGTACCGGATTGATTTGACTATGCAAACTCTCTATTCCTTTTCCCGGAGAATATAGTTTATATTCATTGTCTGGAAAATGAGTAGATAAGCTATTTACAACGAAACGGCTGTAATTACCTAATCCGGTTCTGTTATATAAAATGCGTTTTGCGTCAAAACCAATTTTCATAACGTGTCGATTTTATTTAGTTGTGGAATAAATGGCTTCCAAAAATTTAATTTATCTCCTTTATACCAGGCATGTGCTTTTTCTGTTCGAAAATAAAGCGGTAAAGATAAATCTTTTTGTTGTAAATGAATGATTCTTATAATGAATTCTTTATAGTTGTATGTGAACGTTTGTTCTTGTATTTCAGTTATTTATAGTCTACTCTCTATCGGTGCATAATTTCTTCGGCACATCTCGTATGATAACTTCAACCATATCAGCATACAAGGTAAGGCTTTAAGAGCATACGGATATACATAATGTACACGAATGTATTTCGGAAATAAATCCGAAGGAGACATGCTTGTCAATATGAATGCAAAGATCATCAAAGCGATATCCGTTTTTGATCGTTTCCAGGGGGCTACAACGTACCAGATTGCAACGCCCATTAATGCGATAATGTAACTGCTGGATTCACTGCCGGTACTGAAAAGTACTACGAATAATAGGACAGAAGCCAGTAATGTTTGTCGGAATGCAGCGAACTTATATTGTCCGATCCGTAAATAGGGTAGGGCAAATAGTATGAGTCCACTTATTATCAGGTAAATATCCGGGTAAGATGTTGATCCGGATATTTTGCGGACCATTCCCAGAAATGATACATTTTGCATCAAAGAAAATGCATTTTTATCGTTTTTGCCACTTAGTTCGGCAAACCACTCCACATATTGGTTGATCGTGTAGTCGATACCAAAGAATAACATAGGAGCTCCAAACATGACGACTGCCCAGAATACACAGGATAAGCTGAACTTGATCTTGTGACGTGAGAAAAAGAAGAAAGCTAGTCCTACGATACCGTATAATTTGACAAATGTCCCGAACAAGATGAAAAAGGCAGCCCAAAAATCCTTTTCTTTTTCAATACACACAAATGAAAGAATGATAATGGCAGCAATTGCTATATTGAATTGCGACATAAAAAGCCCTGTCAATAACTCATGTGCACAGAACCAATAGATGAAGATATGCTGTCGTCGCTCCAATGGCAGACTACGTGTTGCTATATAGAGGAAGACAGATAAGCTAACCGACCAGGTTAATAACCCCATCCATAACGGAGTCACAGCAAATGGGGCAACGAACAGGCTGAAAAACGGTCCGTAGAGAAATACGTCGTTATATTGTGCCGGATATCCTCCGTATAATGAAACTTGCTGGATGGCATGCCAAAATGATTCCCGGAAAATAAGGAAGTTATTATATTTCCCCGGAAAGTATTTGGTTAACCAGGCTATAATAGCCAGGAGTACCCATAACCCACATACCGTACTGTATTTGTGGAAGAACGGTTTTGCGATAAAAGCTCTGAAACTTTCTGTTATTTTCATACCTTCTTTTGTTTTTGGGCTTCAATACAATGTTTGAATTCCGTATAAGTAGCAAAAGTATAATGCTTCTTCTTTAAGAAAGCAATCAGGTCGTCGAGCCGCTTGATCATTCCTTCTCCGGAGTGATTGGTCATAATGAATGGTAACTTCCATTCCTCTTTATGTGCCTTTAGGTTTGTAAACTCCCAGGGATGAAAATAAGTAACAACATATCCGTCATGTTTCAATGTCCGGTGAAACAGCCAGCGGTAGACTTTGGCCGGCAGGTTGTGATAAGCCAGCCAGAACAAAGGAAAACGGAATACCGGAGTTACGGATGCCGGAAGTTGCAGGACATCCTCTTTGTAAAACCATGTACGTGGTTTGTCCAGATGGTTATATCTTCCCGGAATGCAAGTCGGGTTTAGAGACGAATTATAAGTATAGCCGGCGTTTTTTATCTCTTTTTCATCGACAGGCATCATTCGTGCCATGCGAAATCCTTCTATGGGTTGTCCGGTCTGCTGTTCAAGAAACTCACGGGAACTCTTCAGGTCTGCTATTTCAAAAGAAGAATGATAATACCCGTGTGA encodes the following:
- a CDS encoding polysaccharide deacetylase family protein is translated as MILLSFDIEEFDVPLEHGIDLPFEQQMAISIEGTRKILACLQKYQVHATFFCTANFAAHAPEVIKSIRQNGHEIASHGYYHSSFEIADLKSSREFLEQQTGQPIEGFRMARMMPVDEKEIKNAGYTYNSSLNPTCIPGRYNHLDKPRTWFYKEDVLQLPASVTPVFRFPLFWLAYHNLPAKVYRWLFHRTLKHDGYVVTYFHPWEFTNLKAHKEEWKLPFIMTNHSGEGMIKRLDDLIAFLKKKHYTFATYTEFKHCIEAQKQKKV
- a CDS encoding glycosyltransferase family 87 protein, whose translation is MKITESFRAFIAKPFFHKYSTVCGLWVLLAIIAWLTKYFPGKYNNFLIFRESFWHAIQQVSLYGGYPAQYNDVFLYGPFFSLFVAPFAVTPLWMGLLTWSVSLSVFLYIATRSLPLERRQHIFIYWFCAHELLTGLFMSQFNIAIAAIIILSFVCIEKEKDFWAAFFILFGTFVKLYGIVGLAFFFFSRHKIKFSLSCVFWAVVMFGAPMLFFGIDYTINQYVEWFAELSGKNDKNAFSLMQNVSFLGMVRKISGSTSYPDIYLIISGLILFALPYLRIGQYKFAAFRQTLLASVLLFVVLFSTGSESSSYIIALMGVAIWYVVAPWKRSKTDIALMIFAFILTSMSPSDLFPKYIRVHYVYPYALKALPCMLIWLKLSYEMCRRNYAPIESRL